The following proteins are encoded in a genomic region of Capillibacterium thermochitinicola:
- a CDS encoding DUF4097 family beta strand repeat-containing protein has protein sequence MRIRPLLTRGLFLSFLGLWLLILVCPQGALAASDSYYTKESFRLAPDGFVVVEAAFQDVEVYQTAGQMVEVEVWMTFQAPFRRTVEKLIEAYEPVFTVDENRLQIRSVPDSKVSSSFTQASGKIKITVPAGTSLTVNTASGDCIFRGRFGLSIAVNTASGDVSFQGEVESFAANTASGKIGATFERPVIRVDANSASGDIWIDGPVASAGLHTVSGKVDLRGLDGGWFNISTVSGDLTATWATISAPVSLTVDSVSGDLRLFFPAGTKMKGQLKSRSGKISSDFPGEKAGQAKTLFLQDEGAVVQIQAATVSGSIGLYAGNRSPAQPNTAKETQTWTGHSRALAEEDPPPAFFLNLYRYEKNWAPGLKVRLYDRLYLTGNLDYSYRERDLNLPVGTVYFFNAPSSRISFYGGGGAQFSSKDGFQYPYLLVGTDFFFLFYELVYPWTEEVSPRHRFGLSIEL, from the coding sequence ATGCGAATCCGCCCGCTCTTGACCCGTGGTTTATTCCTCTCCTTCCTCGGGTTGTGGCTGTTGATTTTGGTGTGCCCGCAAGGCGCTCTCGCGGCGTCCGACTCTTACTACACCAAAGAGTCCTTCCGCCTCGCTCCGGACGGATTCGTCGTGGTGGAAGCGGCCTTCCAGGATGTAGAGGTGTACCAGACGGCCGGTCAAATGGTTGAGGTAGAAGTCTGGATGACCTTCCAGGCTCCCTTCAGACGGACGGTCGAAAAATTGATCGAAGCCTATGAACCGGTCTTTACGGTCGATGAAAATCGCCTGCAGATCCGGTCTGTTCCCGACAGTAAGGTCTCTTCCTCATTCACCCAGGCTTCGGGCAAGATCAAGATCACGGTCCCGGCCGGCACCAGCTTGACGGTGAATACGGCCTCCGGCGACTGTATTTTCCGCGGCCGGTTCGGCCTATCCATCGCTGTGAATACAGCCTCTGGCGATGTCTCGTTCCAAGGCGAAGTGGAGTCCTTTGCCGCCAATACCGCTTCCGGCAAGATTGGGGCAACCTTTGAACGGCCGGTTATCCGGGTTGATGCCAATTCCGCCAGCGGTGACATTTGGATCGACGGGCCGGTCGCAAGCGCCGGGCTCCATACCGTTTCCGGCAAGGTTGACCTGCGCGGTCTCGACGGCGGATGGTTCAACATCTCAACGGTCTCCGGCGATCTCACCGCCACCTGGGCAACCATTAGCGCACCGGTTTCCCTGACGGTTGACTCGGTCTCGGGGGATCTCCGCCTTTTCTTCCCCGCCGGCACGAAGATGAAGGGTCAACTCAAAAGCCGTTCCGGCAAGATCAGCTCGGATTTCCCGGGGGAGAAGGCCGGGCAAGCAAAGACCCTCTTCCTTCAGGATGAAGGGGCCGTGGTGCAGATCCAGGCCGCAACGGTCAGCGGTTCTATTGGTCTGTACGCCGGGAACCGTTCTCCCGCCCAGCCCAACACGGCCAAGGAGACTCAGACCTGGACGGGGCATTCCCGCGCCCTGGCCGAGGAAGACCCCCCGCCCGCGTTCTTCCTAAACCTCTACCGTTACGAAAAGAACTGGGCGCCGGGGCTCAAAGTCCGCCTGTACGATAGGCTCTATCTCACTGGCAATCTTGACTACTCATACCGGGAACGGGATTTAAATTTGCCGGTTGGCACCGTCTACTTTTTCAACGCCCCTTCGTCCCGGATTTCGTTTTATGGTGGAGGCGGGGCGCAGTTCTCCAGTAAGGACGGTTTTCAGTACCCTTATCTTCTCGTGGGAACCGATTTCTTCTTCCTATTCTACGAACTGGTATATCCCTGGACCGAAGAGGTTTCCCCGCGCCACCGGTTTGGGTTAAGTATTGAATTATAA
- a CDS encoding sodium-dependent transporter: MKKRERFASRLGFILISAACSIGLGDVWRFPYITGQYGGGIFVLIYLICIVALGIPILTMELAVGRASQKSIATSFHVMEGKGQKWHLMGYAGIAGNYLLMMFYTTVAGWMLAYFYKFLLGQFSGLDTQQVGQVFVNLLADPFEMTVWMVITTVFCFGVCSLGLQKGVEKVTKVMMTLLFALIIMLAVKAMTLPNAGDGLKFYLLPDLNRMQEKGLWETVFAAMSQAFFTLSLGVGSMAIFGSYIGKERNLYGESINIAALDTSISLLAGLIIFPACFAFGVDPGDGPGLVFVTLPNIFNAMSGGQIWGALFFLFMTFAAYSTVIAVFENIIAFGMDLWGWSRQKSSLINAFLLILLSMPCILGFNVLKEFQPLGAGTDILTLEDFILSYNLLPIGSLVYLLFCVTRYGWGFDNYLQEVNTGQGIKMPRAFKPYFQWVLPVIILIVLIQGYINFFS; the protein is encoded by the coding sequence GTGAAAAAAAGAGAACGGTTTGCTTCCCGGTTAGGTTTTATTTTAATCTCGGCCGCTTGTTCTATCGGCCTGGGTGATGTATGGCGTTTTCCTTACATCACCGGGCAGTATGGCGGCGGTATCTTTGTCCTCATCTATTTGATCTGCATCGTGGCACTGGGGATCCCGATCCTGACCATGGAACTGGCGGTCGGCCGGGCGAGCCAGAAAAGCATTGCCACTTCCTTCCACGTAATGGAGGGCAAAGGGCAGAAATGGCATCTGATGGGGTATGCGGGCATTGCCGGCAATTATCTGTTGATGATGTTTTACACCACCGTCGCCGGCTGGATGCTGGCTTATTTCTACAAATTCTTGCTCGGGCAGTTTAGCGGGCTTGATACCCAACAGGTCGGGCAGGTTTTTGTCAATTTACTGGCCGACCCGTTCGAAATGACCGTTTGGATGGTCATTACCACCGTGTTCTGTTTTGGCGTCTGCTCCCTCGGTTTGCAGAAAGGGGTCGAGAAGGTGACCAAGGTGATGATGACCTTGTTGTTCGCGCTCATCATCATGCTGGCGGTTAAGGCCATGACCCTGCCCAACGCCGGGGACGGACTTAAGTTCTACCTCCTCCCGGATTTAAACCGCATGCAGGAAAAGGGGCTCTGGGAAACGGTCTTCGCCGCGATGAGCCAGGCTTTCTTCACTTTAAGCCTCGGGGTTGGTTCAATGGCGATCTTCGGGAGTTACATCGGGAAAGAACGGAATCTTTACGGCGAGTCGATCAACATCGCCGCCCTGGACACTTCCATCTCGCTGCTGGCGGGGCTCATCATCTTCCCGGCCTGCTTTGCTTTTGGGGTCGACCCCGGTGACGGTCCCGGCCTGGTCTTTGTCACTCTGCCCAATATCTTCAACGCCATGAGCGGCGGACAAATCTGGGGAGCCCTCTTCTTTCTCTTTATGACCTTTGCCGCCTACTCGACGGTAATCGCCGTTTTTGAAAACATCATTGCCTTCGGGATGGACCTCTGGGGCTGGAGCCGCCAAAAATCGTCCCTCATCAATGCCTTTTTATTGATTCTTCTCTCAATGCCCTGCATCTTAGGGTTCAATGTCCTCAAGGAGTTCCAACCGCTGGGGGCGGGCACGGATATCTTGACGCTGGAGGACTTTATCCTCAGTTACAATCTGCTGCCCATCGGTTCCCTGGTTTACCTGCTTTTCTGCGTAACCCGTTACGGTTGGGGTTTTGACAACTACCTGCAGGAAGTCAACACCGGCCAGGGGATTAAGATGCCCCGTGCTTTTAAACCCTACTTCCAATGGGTCCTGCCGGTGATCATCTTGATCGTACTGATTCAGGGGTATATTAACTTTTTTAGTTAA
- a CDS encoding DUF4412 domain-containing protein, whose product MAKRLGSRLFFLLAVVFIFSGLVLAAKPEFSAEMIQTDAKGKVTTGKIYVQGPEKIRHEFSDGDTVSVTILRLDKKVSWTLLPDQQYMEVSFQFDPNQLNPELEYEMKTLGSETVNGYDCQIIQYTYKERKYGILVQWFSEELGFAVKTQTKDAKGKVTSTVEYRNIVEGKQPDELFEIPNGYTKFSIIPKLPLPF is encoded by the coding sequence ATGGCGAAACGACTTGGTTCAAGACTATTTTTCCTGCTGGCAGTAGTATTCATCTTTTCCGGGCTCGTCTTGGCGGCGAAACCGGAGTTTTCCGCTGAGATGATCCAGACCGATGCGAAGGGTAAGGTGACAACGGGGAAAATTTACGTTCAAGGCCCGGAAAAAATCCGCCATGAGTTCAGCGATGGCGATACGGTCTCCGTCACCATCCTGCGCCTGGATAAAAAGGTCAGTTGGACGCTGCTGCCGGATCAACAATATATGGAAGTGAGCTTCCAGTTTGATCCCAACCAACTCAACCCGGAACTGGAGTACGAGATGAAGACCCTCGGCAGCGAGACCGTCAACGGTTATGATTGCCAGATCATTCAATATACCTATAAAGAACGGAAATACGGTATCTTGGTCCAATGGTTCTCAGAGGAACTGGGTTTTGCGGTCAAGACCCAAACCAAGGACGCCAAGGGGAAGGTCACTTCCACCGTGGAGTACCGGAACATCGTCGAGGGCAAACAGCCGGATGAGTTATTTGAGATCCCAAACGGGTACACGAAGTTTTCGATCATTCCGAAACTGCCCTTACCCTTCTAG